The DNA segment CTTTTTCCCATAGCTTCCATCATCTGTACATACATACAGATTTTTTGCTATTACTTTCATCTCTTCTTCAAAAATAAGAGTGTCTTTACTTCTAGTTCCAATGATAACATCTACATCACAACCTTTTTCCTTCATCCATTTAACTTGAGGATAAACTGGAGCTGTTCCAACCCCTCCTGCTATAAAGATATACTTCTTATTTTTTAACTCCTCTTCTCCTAAATGAATAAGTTCACTTGGCTGCCCCAATGGTCCTACTACATCAGAAAAACTTTCTCCTTTTTCTAATTTTGCCATATCCTGTGTACTTTTTCCTACCACTTGAAAAACTATTGTTACTGTTCCTTTTTCTCTATCATAATCACATATTGTTAAAGGTATTCTCTCTCCCTTTTCATCTGTTTTAACTATAAGAAATTGCCCTGGTTGAGCTGAATTAGCTAGATCTTTTGCCTCTATATCCATATAACAAATTATTGGAGTCAACCATTTTTTCTCTACTATTTTATACATTTAATTCCTCCTAAAATTTAATACATACATCTATATTTTACCTCAAAAAAAAAGAAGAACCAAGTATTATTTGGTTCTTCCAAAAATTTATTTATTTTTAATAATTTCCTTGCATTATCATAGTATCTGCAACTTTTTTAAATCCAGCAATATTTGCTCCTTTAGCTAGAGATACATTGTATTTTTCACTCATCTCTTTTGATTTTTCATAAATATCTTTCATTATTTCATGAAGTTTTGCATCAACCTCTTCAGCACTCCATTGATATCTCATACTATTTTGGCTCATTTCAAGAGCTGAAACTGCAACTCCACCAGCATTAGCTGCTTTTCCAGGTGCATATAATATATTATTTTCTTCAAATAATTCTATTGCTTCTGGAGTACAAGGCATATTAGCTCCTTCACACACTATTTTAACTTGATTTGCTAAGATCTCTTTTGCATCATCTAAATTTAATTCATTTTGAATTGCACAAGGGATAACTATATCAACTTTTCTTTCCCAAGGTTTCTTTCCTTCAAAGAATTCAAGCCCAAATTTACTTGCAAAGTCTTTTAAAGTAACATCTCTATTACTTCTTAAAACTAGCATATATTCTACTTGTTCCTCAGTTAAACCATTTGGAGCATAAACATATCCAGCCTTTCCAGAAATAGTTACTACCTTTCCACCTAACTCTGTTATCTTTTTACAAGCTCCCCAAGCAACATTTCCATATCCTGAAACAGCAACTTTCTTTCCTACAATATCTTCATTCATATCTTTTAACATCTCTTGAACAAAATATGTTACACCATATCCAGTTGCTTCTGGTCTTATTCTACTTCCACCATAGTTAAATCCTTTTCCTGTAATAACACCATTTTCATATGCCCCTTTTAATCTTCTATAGTGTCCAAATAGATATCCTATCTCTTTTCCACTTACCCCTATATCCCCTGCTGGAACATCCTTATCAGGTCCAATATGACGATACAGTTCATTCATAAAGCTTTCACAGAATCTTTTTATCTCTCTATCTGATTTATTTAAAGGATTAAAATCACTTCCTCCTTTTCCTCCACCAATTGGAAGTCCAGTTAAAGCATTTTTAAATGTTTGTTCAAAAGATAAAAACTTCATAGAATCTAATGCTACTGATGGATGAAATCTAAGCCCTCCTTTGTACGGTCCTAAAACTCCATTAAACTCTACTCTAAATCCTCTATTTACTTGAATTTTTCCATTATCATCTTCCCAAGGTACTTTAAAGATTATCTGTCTCTCTGGCTCAGTAATTCTTTCTAAAATATTATTTTCAATATATTGAGGATTTTGCTCTATAAAAGGAGTTAAACTTGTTAAGACCTCTTCTACTGCTTGAATAAAAGTTTCCTCTCCCTTATCTTTAACTTTTACTTTTTCTATAATCTCTTTTATATATTGCTCTGCATTCATCTTCTCTTCCTCCACAAATATAATTTATCATATACTAACTTAATAGAGTAACAATATTCGTAAGACTAGTTTAACATAAAAAATATAATTAAACAATTATTCAAATTACAAAAATAAAAAAATATTTTTTCACTAACAACTGTTTTTTTATAAAAGATTTTTATTTTCTGTTCTCAACTATTTTTAGTTGCTTTTTTTTAGAAAATATTGTATACTAATATAGCTATTTTATTTATATTTATATTATTTT comes from the uncultured Fusobacterium sp. genome and includes:
- the gdhA gene encoding NADP-specific glutamate dehydrogenase — encoded protein: MNAEQYIKEIIEKVKVKDKGEETFIQAVEEVLTSLTPFIEQNPQYIENNILERITEPERQIIFKVPWEDDNGKIQVNRGFRVEFNGVLGPYKGGLRFHPSVALDSMKFLSFEQTFKNALTGLPIGGGKGGSDFNPLNKSDREIKRFCESFMNELYRHIGPDKDVPAGDIGVSGKEIGYLFGHYRRLKGAYENGVITGKGFNYGGSRIRPEATGYGVTYFVQEMLKDMNEDIVGKKVAVSGYGNVAWGACKKITELGGKVVTISGKAGYVYAPNGLTEEQVEYMLVLRSNRDVTLKDFASKFGLEFFEGKKPWERKVDIVIPCAIQNELNLDDAKEILANQVKIVCEGANMPCTPEAIELFEENNILYAPGKAANAGGVAVSALEMSQNSMRYQWSAEEVDAKLHEIMKDIYEKSKEMSEKYNVSLAKGANIAGFKKVADTMIMQGNY